Proteins from a genomic interval of Procambarus clarkii isolate CNS0578487 chromosome 45, FALCON_Pclarkii_2.0, whole genome shotgun sequence:
- the LOC123770050 gene encoding armadillo repeat-containing protein 1 produces the protein MGEIELGAAAEATIQAYKELASDPGKRVALALDRTCVQFLAYVIAEGEGSLVHSAIETLSLIAEAKECRPPLANTFGVLEALQSVTEDEECYSKELRAEAAGLFTSLQFARHIKAPKGSDSSAKPSDKAPKQPESSVVPKQPESSEVPKQADDGDSSSVKTEKQDVASKTNDTTDGISSKIESVSKMEKKPRFSSEKKENFLGPHNSKAKIITLFIKGMVNPEHRKKVEEELVRVRGLISIVFDLGNSRVTCRVRRDLSVEKLATAVARTETLLAQQVTTNSDGEEEILPLGKTPSDTTSPVEDLPDYLPEEDTPVKDASSAMAPSGSFMETATSFFSTASNLLQKSFYW, from the exons ATGGGTGAGATAGAGTTGGGAGCAGCTGCAGAGGCCACTATCCAGGCCTATAAGGAGCTGGCGTCTGACCCAGGCAAACGAGTCGCCTTGGCACTG GACCGTACATGTGTTCAGTTCTTGGCTTATGTTATAGCAGAAGGAGAAGGTTCACTAGTTCACTCAGCCATTGAAACATTATCTCTCATTGCTGAAGCAAAGGAGTGTCGACCCCCACTAGCAAATACATTTGGAGTGCTTGAAGCGTTGCAGAGTGTCACTGA GGATGAAGAATGTTACAGTAAGGAATTACGTGCGGAAGCAGCAGGGTTGTTCACCAGCTTGCAGTTTGCCCGCCACATCAAAGCACCCAAAGGTTCTGACTCTAGTGCCAAACCATCTGACAAGGCTCCTAAACAGCCTGAGTCCAGTGTGGTTCCTAAACAGCCTGAGTCTAGCGAGGTTCCTAAACAAGCAGATGATGGTGACAGCTCTTCAGTAAAAACAGAGAAACAGGATGTAGCTTCAAAGACAAATGATACGACAGATGGAATATCTTCCAAAATTGAAAGT GTCTCAAAGATGGAGAAGAAACCAAGGTTCTCATCAGAGAAAAAGGAGAACTTCTTGGGGCCTCACAACTCTAAGGCCAAGATAATCACCCTCTTCATTAAAGGAATGGTTAACCCA GAACATAGAAAAAAAGTTGAAGAGGAATTAGTGAGAGTGAGAGGACTCATCAGCATCGTGTTTGATCTAGGAAATTCCCGCGTTACGTGTCGCGTGAGGCGTGATCTGTCGGTGGAGAAGTTAGCGACAGCAGTGGCTCGCACAGAAACTCTTCTGGCTCAGCAGGTCACCACGAATTCTGATGGCGAAGAA GAAATCCTTCCACTAGGAAAAACTCCATCTGACACAACTTCACCAGTTGAAGACCTTCCAGATTATCTACCTGAAGAGGACACTCCTGTGAAAGATGCCTCTTCGGCCATGGCTCCCTCAGGAAGTTTCATGGAAACTGCAACATCCTTTTTCTCCACTGCTAGCAACCTCCTTCAGAAGTCCTTCTATTGGTGA